The following coding sequences lie in one Variovorax terrae genomic window:
- a CDS encoding TetR family transcriptional regulator C-terminal domain-containing protein — MSHPNKVVSQAALRRLKLLEQVRRAAIEEFAQYGLRGASTQGIAQRAGLSKPSLHYYIESKEALYEEVLRATTRQWGQLIDQTDATMEPAQAIARLVRQKLEFAFDNPAVSRLFTKEVMDGATYIREYWAEWAQGRVKALELIQSWVDRGLIAPVDPLIFLFHIWAVTQHYADYESQVRYMMQREDGSLDRARITHEVTRLVLRGCGIEWQPPAEAKAPAAAPAAAPRSRATVRKPTATTAPARKTRKATG; from the coding sequence ATGTCCCATCCCAACAAAGTCGTGTCCCAGGCGGCCTTGCGCCGCCTGAAGCTGCTGGAGCAGGTCCGCCGGGCGGCCATCGAGGAGTTCGCGCAGTACGGCCTGCGGGGCGCCTCCACGCAGGGCATCGCGCAGCGCGCCGGCCTGTCCAAGCCGTCGCTGCACTACTACATCGAGAGCAAGGAAGCCCTGTACGAAGAGGTGCTGCGCGCCACCACGCGGCAATGGGGCCAGCTCATCGACCAGACCGACGCCACCATGGAGCCGGCGCAGGCCATCGCGCGGCTGGTGCGCCAGAAGCTCGAGTTCGCCTTCGACAACCCGGCGGTGTCGCGGCTGTTCACCAAGGAGGTGATGGACGGCGCCACCTACATCCGCGAGTACTGGGCCGAATGGGCGCAGGGGCGCGTCAAGGCGCTCGAGCTGATCCAGAGCTGGGTCGACCGCGGCCTGATCGCGCCGGTGGACCCGCTGATCTTCCTGTTCCACATCTGGGCCGTGACGCAGCACTACGCCGACTACGAGAGCCAGGTGCGCTACATGATGCAGCGCGAGGACGGCTCGCTGGACCGCGCGCGCATCACGCACGAGGTGACGCGGCTGGTGCTGCGCGGCTGCGGTATCGAGTGGCAGCCGCCCGCCGAGGCTAAAGCCCCGGCTGCTGCCCCGGCCGCCGCCCCGCGTTCGCGGGCCACCGTGCGCAAGCCCACGGCCACCACGGCGCCGGCGCGCAAGACCCGCAAGGCCACGGGCTGA
- a CDS encoding ABC transporter permease, with protein sequence MHIENNAGGQDWLARRERAEQVRRVVSPLVVLAALLLVWELWVRLNQIPSYILPAPSLVAVTLAQTFGSLLGSLWFTVKLTLMSLALAVAGGVLLGTAFALSRTVEYSLFPFAVILQVTPIIAIAPLILIYVDSTFAALLICAWLVAFFPILSNTVIGLRSADHNLRDLFTLYRATPWQRFRRLLVPSATPYFFAGLKIAGGLSLIGAVVAEFVAGSSGRDTGLASRILEASFRNEVPRMFAALVLVSLCGVVIFLVTAYAARKALGHWHESEVKREA encoded by the coding sequence ATGCACATTGAGAACAACGCAGGCGGGCAGGACTGGCTGGCCCGCCGGGAGCGCGCGGAGCAGGTCCGGCGCGTGGTGTCGCCGCTGGTGGTGCTGGCCGCGCTGCTGCTGGTGTGGGAGCTGTGGGTGCGGCTCAACCAGATTCCGAGCTACATCCTGCCGGCCCCGAGCCTGGTGGCCGTCACGCTGGCACAGACCTTCGGCTCGCTGCTCGGCTCGCTGTGGTTCACGGTCAAGCTCACGCTGATGTCGCTGGCGCTGGCGGTGGCCGGCGGCGTGCTGCTGGGCACGGCGTTCGCGCTGTCGCGCACGGTGGAGTACAGCCTGTTCCCGTTCGCGGTGATCCTGCAGGTGACGCCGATCATCGCGATCGCGCCGCTGATCCTGATCTACGTGGACAGCACCTTCGCCGCGCTGCTGATCTGCGCCTGGCTGGTGGCGTTCTTCCCGATCCTGTCCAACACCGTGATCGGCCTGCGCAGCGCCGACCACAACCTGCGCGACCTGTTCACGCTGTACCGCGCCACGCCCTGGCAGCGCTTTCGCCGCCTGCTGGTGCCGTCGGCCACGCCGTACTTCTTCGCCGGGCTCAAGATCGCCGGCGGCCTGTCGCTGATCGGCGCCGTGGTGGCCGAGTTCGTGGCCGGCAGCTCGGGGCGCGACACAGGCCTGGCCTCGCGCATCCTGGAGGCGAGCTTTCGCAACGAGGTGCCACGCATGTTCGCCGCGCTGGTGCTGGTGTCGCTGTGCGGCGTGGTGATCTTCCTGGTGACCGCCTACGCGGCGCGCAAGGCGCTCGGCCACTGGCACGAGAGCGAAGTCAAGCGCGAGGCCTGA
- a CDS encoding ABC transporter ATP-binding protein, whose amino-acid sequence MQHDNPLVSMQGVGKRYANGTLALDGMDLEIGDHEFVSFLGPSGCGKSTALRMIAGLMSPSAGRIRIGADSAVQPADVSFVFQEPTLMPWATVADNVALPLSLAGLERAEMARRVGEALEMVGLGAFGKVYPRELSGGMKMRVSIARAMVTRPKLLLMDEPFAALDEMTRIKLNNDVLALWSAHRLTTIFVTHSVYESVYLSSRIVVMAARPGRVVADLAVDAPYPRNEEFRMSAAYSDCCRSVSTALQQTLNGVEHAH is encoded by the coding sequence ATGCAACATGACAACCCCCTGGTTTCCATGCAGGGCGTCGGCAAGCGCTATGCCAATGGCACGCTGGCGCTGGACGGCATGGACCTCGAGATCGGAGACCACGAGTTCGTGAGTTTCCTCGGCCCCTCGGGCTGCGGCAAGAGCACGGCCCTGCGCATGATCGCGGGCCTGATGAGCCCGTCCGCGGGCCGCATCCGCATCGGCGCCGACAGCGCGGTGCAGCCGGCCGACGTGAGCTTCGTTTTCCAGGAGCCGACGCTGATGCCCTGGGCCACCGTGGCCGACAACGTGGCGCTGCCGCTGTCGCTGGCCGGGCTCGAGCGTGCCGAGATGGCGCGCCGGGTCGGCGAGGCGCTGGAGATGGTGGGGCTCGGTGCGTTCGGCAAGGTCTACCCGCGCGAGCTGTCGGGCGGCATGAAGATGCGCGTGTCGATCGCGCGCGCCATGGTCACGCGCCCGAAGCTGCTGCTGATGGACGAGCCGTTCGCCGCGCTCGACGAGATGACGCGCATCAAGCTCAACAACGACGTGCTGGCCCTGTGGTCGGCGCACCGGCTGACCACCATCTTCGTGACGCACAGCGTCTACGAGTCGGTCTACCTGTCCAGCCGCATCGTGGTCATGGCCGCGCGGCCGGGCCGCGTGGTGGCGGATCTGGCGGTCGATGCGCCCTACCCGCGCAACGAGGAGTTCCGCATGTCGGCCGCCTACAGCGACTGCTGCCGCTCGGTCAGCACCGCGCTGCAACAGACCCTGAATGGAGTGGAACATGCACATTGA
- a CDS encoding creatininase family protein, giving the protein MSNKFFWTDHTSGELAGRDTAGTVVIIPLGATEQHGPHLPLSVDVDIVEAVLARLQALRPDELPVVRLPTLGIGKSNEHISFPGTLTLSAETLLRLWMEVADCVVRAGFRRLLFLNSHGGQGGLADALARDVRVRHGVLAVTASTYSLGVPEGSLSEAEMRHGIHAGQEETSVMLAFRPGLVQMDKARRFDSRSAALEQDFTRLSLQARGRLAWQIEDLNEQGACGDAAAASAELGQRLIDCAAAGLLELLRDMVRYDMKNLRHRAIFTTGETTDAT; this is encoded by the coding sequence ATGAGCAACAAGTTTTTCTGGACCGACCACACCAGCGGTGAACTCGCGGGCCGCGACACCGCCGGCACGGTGGTGATCATCCCGCTGGGCGCGACCGAGCAGCACGGGCCGCACCTGCCGCTGTCGGTGGACGTGGACATCGTCGAGGCCGTGCTGGCCCGGCTGCAGGCGCTGCGGCCGGACGAGCTGCCGGTGGTCCGCCTGCCCACGCTGGGCATCGGCAAGAGCAATGAGCACATCAGCTTTCCCGGCACGCTCACGCTCAGCGCCGAGACGCTGCTGCGGCTGTGGATGGAGGTGGCCGACTGCGTGGTGCGCGCGGGCTTCCGGCGGCTGCTGTTCCTCAACAGCCATGGCGGCCAGGGCGGGCTGGCCGACGCGCTGGCGCGCGACGTGCGGGTGCGCCACGGCGTGCTGGCGGTGACGGCGAGCACCTACAGCCTGGGCGTGCCCGAGGGCAGCCTGAGCGAGGCCGAGATGCGCCACGGCATCCATGCCGGGCAGGAGGAGACCTCGGTCATGCTGGCCTTCAGGCCGGGCCTGGTGCAGATGGACAAGGCGCGCCGGTTCGACTCGCGCTCGGCGGCGCTGGAGCAGGACTTCACGCGCCTGTCGCTGCAGGCGCGCGGCCGGCTGGCCTGGCAGATCGAGGACCTGAACGAGCAGGGGGCCTGCGGCGACGCCGCGGCCGCCAGCGCCGAGCTGGGCCAGCGGCTGATCGACTGCGCCGCGGCGGGCCTGCTGGAGCTGCTGCGCGACATGGTCCGCTACGACATGAAGAACCTGCGCCACCGCGCGATTTTCACCACAGGAGAGACAACGGATGCAACATGA